The Euphorbia lathyris chromosome 8, ddEupLath1.1, whole genome shotgun sequence genome has a window encoding:
- the LOC136202639 gene encoding autophagy-related protein 18b isoform X3, whose amino-acid sequence MTSQSSNYPILCASFNQDLSGFAISTRDGFKIFDPNSGRVCYERAVGAFNIVEMLYSSSLLAIVGAGEQPSLSPRRLCLFNITTGTALRELNFLTSLLAVRLNRKRLVVVLQEKTYIYDSNSLAILDTIDTVPNIKGLCGFSPNLDGCFLALPASTTKGSVLLYNVMELQSHCEIDAHRAPLAAVTLSSNGMYIATASEQGTIVRVHLVLEATKSYSFRRGTYPSTIYSLSFAPSAQLPDILVAASSSAHHHVLHNAAPAGMKSYVVARKVDKVADTSSNEFIACRATLSVITFNGYFQEYIVNINNQNESKWSLEREFNLLTVLSGEEQQFQLV is encoded by the exons ATGACGAGCCAGTCCTCTAATTACCCAATTCTCTGCGCTTCCTTCAATCAAGACCTCAG TGGTTTTGCAATATCCACTAGGGATGGATTCAAAATTTTCGATCCGAATTCGGGCCGTGTCTGCTATGAACGAG CTGTTGGAGCTTTTAATATAGTCGAAATGCTGTATAGCTCTAGTCTTCTAGCGATTGTTGGAGCTGGGGAACAG CCTTCTTTATCACCCCGGCGTctctgtttgttcaatattacCACTGGAACTGCTCTCCGGGAATTGAATTTCCTAACTTCACTTCTTGCTGTTCGGTTGAATAGAAAAAG GCTTGTTGTTGTTTTGCAAGAAAAAACTTACATTTATGATTCAAACAGTCTTGCAATATTGGACACTATTGATACAGTTCCAAATATAAAAG GGCTTTGTGGATTCTCTCCAAATTTAGATGGCTGCTTCTTGGCTCTTCCTGCAAGTACCACAAAAGGATCAGTATTGTTGTACAATGTCATGGAACTCCAGTCTCATTGTGAG ATTGATGCTCACCGTGCACCGTTGGCTGCAGTTACTCTTTCTTCCAATGGGATGTATATTGCGACAGCTTCTGAACAGGGAACCATAGTCAGAGTTCATCTAGTTCTTGAAGCAACTAAG TCGTATAGTTTCCGAAGGGGGACATACCCATCAACAATATATTCCTTGTCATTTGCACCTTCAGCACAACTTCCGGATATTCTTGTAGCTGCAAGTTCTTCAG CTCATCATCATGTGCTTCATAATGCTGCTCCAGCTGGAATGAAAAG TTATGTGGTAGCGCGCAAGGTGGACAAGGTTGCTGATACATCATCAAATGAGTTTATCGCTTGTAG GGCCACACTGTCAGTAATAACATTTAATGGGTACTTCCAGGAGTACATTGTAAATATTAACAACCAGAATGAATCTAAATGGAGTCTGGAGCGTGAATTTAATCTTTTGACTGTTTTATCAG GTGAAGAACAACAGTTTCAGTTAGTGTGA
- the LOC136202639 gene encoding autophagy-related protein 18b isoform X1, producing the protein MTSQSSNYPILCASFNQDLSGFAISTRDGFKIFDPNSGRVCYERAVGAFNIVEMLYSSSLLAIVGAGEQPSLSPRRLCLFNITTGTALRELNFLTSLLAVRLNRKRLVVVLQEKTYIYDSNSLAILDTIDTVPNIKGLCGFSPNLDGCFLALPASTTKGSVLLYNVMELQSHCEIDAHRAPLAAVTLSSNGMYIATASEQGTIVRVHLVLEATKSYSFRRGTYPSTIYSLSFAPSAQLPDILVAASSSGSVHVFSLGFAINQRGRKSSSFLGSILPDSVNDALDPAHHHVLHNAAPAGMKSYVVARKVDKVADTSSNEFIACRATLSVITFNGYFQEYIVNINNQNESKWSLEREFNLLTVLSGEEQQFQLV; encoded by the exons ATGACGAGCCAGTCCTCTAATTACCCAATTCTCTGCGCTTCCTTCAATCAAGACCTCAG TGGTTTTGCAATATCCACTAGGGATGGATTCAAAATTTTCGATCCGAATTCGGGCCGTGTCTGCTATGAACGAG CTGTTGGAGCTTTTAATATAGTCGAAATGCTGTATAGCTCTAGTCTTCTAGCGATTGTTGGAGCTGGGGAACAG CCTTCTTTATCACCCCGGCGTctctgtttgttcaatattacCACTGGAACTGCTCTCCGGGAATTGAATTTCCTAACTTCACTTCTTGCTGTTCGGTTGAATAGAAAAAG GCTTGTTGTTGTTTTGCAAGAAAAAACTTACATTTATGATTCAAACAGTCTTGCAATATTGGACACTATTGATACAGTTCCAAATATAAAAG GGCTTTGTGGATTCTCTCCAAATTTAGATGGCTGCTTCTTGGCTCTTCCTGCAAGTACCACAAAAGGATCAGTATTGTTGTACAATGTCATGGAACTCCAGTCTCATTGTGAG ATTGATGCTCACCGTGCACCGTTGGCTGCAGTTACTCTTTCTTCCAATGGGATGTATATTGCGACAGCTTCTGAACAGGGAACCATAGTCAGAGTTCATCTAGTTCTTGAAGCAACTAAG TCGTATAGTTTCCGAAGGGGGACATACCCATCAACAATATATTCCTTGTCATTTGCACCTTCAGCACAACTTCCGGATATTCTTGTAGCTGCAAGTTCTTCAGGTTCTGTTCATGTCTTTTCACTAGGGTTTGCGATAAATCAGAG AGGCAGAAAATCAAGTAGTTTTCTTGGGTCAATATTACCTGATTCTGTGAATGATGCTCTTGATCCAGCTCATCATCATGTGCTTCATAATGCTGCTCCAGCTGGAATGAAAAG TTATGTGGTAGCGCGCAAGGTGGACAAGGTTGCTGATACATCATCAAATGAGTTTATCGCTTGTAG GGCCACACTGTCAGTAATAACATTTAATGGGTACTTCCAGGAGTACATTGTAAATATTAACAACCAGAATGAATCTAAATGGAGTCTGGAGCGTGAATTTAATCTTTTGACTGTTTTATCAG GTGAAGAACAACAGTTTCAGTTAGTGTGA
- the LOC136202639 gene encoding autophagy-related protein 18b isoform X2 codes for MDSKFSIRIRAVSAMNEAAVGAFNIVEMLYSSSLLAIVGAGEQPSLSPRRLCLFNITTGTALRELNFLTSLLAVRLNRKRLVVVLQEKTYIYDSNSLAILDTIDTVPNIKGLCGFSPNLDGCFLALPASTTKGSVLLYNVMELQSHCEIDAHRAPLAAVTLSSNGMYIATASEQGTIVRVHLVLEATKSYSFRRGTYPSTIYSLSFAPSAQLPDILVAASSSGSVHVFSLGFAINQRGRKSSSFLGSILPDSVNDALDPAHHHVLHNAAPAGMKSYVVARKVDKVADTSSNEFIACRATLSVITFNGYFQEYIVNINNQNESKWSLEREFNLLTVLSGEEQQFQLV; via the exons ATGGATTCAAAATTTTCGATCCGAATTCGGGCCGTGTCTGCTATGAACGAGGCAG CTGTTGGAGCTTTTAATATAGTCGAAATGCTGTATAGCTCTAGTCTTCTAGCGATTGTTGGAGCTGGGGAACAG CCTTCTTTATCACCCCGGCGTctctgtttgttcaatattacCACTGGAACTGCTCTCCGGGAATTGAATTTCCTAACTTCACTTCTTGCTGTTCGGTTGAATAGAAAAAG GCTTGTTGTTGTTTTGCAAGAAAAAACTTACATTTATGATTCAAACAGTCTTGCAATATTGGACACTATTGATACAGTTCCAAATATAAAAG GGCTTTGTGGATTCTCTCCAAATTTAGATGGCTGCTTCTTGGCTCTTCCTGCAAGTACCACAAAAGGATCAGTATTGTTGTACAATGTCATGGAACTCCAGTCTCATTGTGAG ATTGATGCTCACCGTGCACCGTTGGCTGCAGTTACTCTTTCTTCCAATGGGATGTATATTGCGACAGCTTCTGAACAGGGAACCATAGTCAGAGTTCATCTAGTTCTTGAAGCAACTAAG TCGTATAGTTTCCGAAGGGGGACATACCCATCAACAATATATTCCTTGTCATTTGCACCTTCAGCACAACTTCCGGATATTCTTGTAGCTGCAAGTTCTTCAGGTTCTGTTCATGTCTTTTCACTAGGGTTTGCGATAAATCAGAG AGGCAGAAAATCAAGTAGTTTTCTTGGGTCAATATTACCTGATTCTGTGAATGATGCTCTTGATCCAGCTCATCATCATGTGCTTCATAATGCTGCTCCAGCTGGAATGAAAAG TTATGTGGTAGCGCGCAAGGTGGACAAGGTTGCTGATACATCATCAAATGAGTTTATCGCTTGTAG GGCCACACTGTCAGTAATAACATTTAATGGGTACTTCCAGGAGTACATTGTAAATATTAACAACCAGAATGAATCTAAATGGAGTCTGGAGCGTGAATTTAATCTTTTGACTGTTTTATCAG GTGAAGAACAACAGTTTCAGTTAGTGTGA
- the LOC136204040 gene encoding probable LRR receptor-like serine/threonine-protein kinase At3g47570, giving the protein MGIWCLQFPVFCISIIVFLIHNESSCSAVHAAANQTDFHALLEFKAKITDDPFGVLNSWNDSIHFCQWYGVSCGVRHKRVTKLELQTLSLAGSISPSIGNLTFLRILRLKDNFFTHEIPPEIGRLRRLEQILLRNNSIGGKIPTNLTNCSNLRFINFNFNKLEGEIPTGFGDLSKLEYVAIQNNHLTGSIPNSVGNLSYLYTFSLLSNHLVGKIPDTMGQLKNLSFLSLSVNNLSGTIHPSLFNLSSVYVFDLGSNNLQGNLPSDLGFSLSSIQYFSVGMNNLTGNIPASLSNASNLMELGMTANKFTGKVPPLDNLPGLGWLLLGQNHLGNNKGDDLNFLHSLINVSTGLELLEIDQNNFGGILPDMVSNFPINLTRFHMSFNNIWGRIPSGIGNLVNLESFDVSSNQLSGRIPQDLGNLQNLKSLDFSMNKFFGDLPSSLGNLTELIELNASGNNLGGSIPFNIGSCKNLIMLDLSRNNFSQSIPREVVSLSSLSIVLDLSQNELTGALPNEVGNLKSLGRLDVSGNKLSGKIPGTLGSCITLEALNMSGNNFQGSIPSSFESLRAIQVLDLSLNNLSGEIPEFLSSFVLLEHLNLSYNNFEGLVPMFRNANATSIQGNKRICGGNPAFHLPSCISAASKKNRLTPTFKLVISITSSLLAVAFLLFALLYLWFRHKKRKEPDSNFSKKQLLELSYQTLYNATDGFSSVNMIGVGSYGSVFKGILDEGRTPIAIKVFNLIRPGAIKSFLDECEALRNIKHRNLVKVLTVCSSIDYHGNDFKALVYELMVNGSLEDWLHPPVIIKEADEAPRMLNIQQRLNIAIDIANAIDYLHHQCETPIVHCDLKPSNILLDEEMTGHVGDFGLAKIFLSSCSTDAINQSSSVGIRGTTGYAPPEYGMGNKVSTNGDVYSYGILLLEMFTGKRPTEDMFSEGLNLHHYVKAAFPEQVVEILDPNLVNEKMENDHINPTERNTRDCFISILHIGVACSAELPGERMRISEVIAQLISIRNKLPRSYITVTDETKAPCI; this is encoded by the exons ATGGGGATATGGTGCTTGCAATTCCCAGTTTTCTGCATTTCTATAATTGTTTTTCTTATCCACAATGAATCATCATGCTCTGCTGTTCATGCTGCTGCTAATCAAACTGATTTTCATGCCTTACTTGAATTCAAAGCAAAAATAACCGACGACCCATTTGGTGTTCTAAATTCATGGAACGATTCCATCCATTTCTGTCAATGGTACGGAGTAAGCTGCGGCGTAAGACATAAGAGGGTCACTAAGTTGGAGCTCCAGACCCTGAGCCTTGCAGGTTCTATCTCCCCTTCCATTGGTAACTTGACCTTTCTCAGAATCTTAAGGCTCAAAGACAACTTCTTCACTCATGAAATCCCTCCAGAGATAGGGCGTTTGCGTAGACTCGAGCAAATTCTCTTGCGGAATAATTCAATAGGTGGGAAGATTCCAACCAATTTGACAAATTGTTCTAATCTTAGATtcatcaatttcaatttcaacaaGCTTGAAGGAGAAATTCCTACCGGGTTTGGTGATTTGTCAAAGCTGGAATACGTTGCCATACAGAACAACCATTTAACGGGAAGTATCCCTAATTCTGTAGGGAACTTATCATATCTTTATACCTTCTCTTTACTTAGCAATCATTTAGTTGGAAAAATACCTGATACAATGGGTCAACTCAAGAATCTAAGTTTCTTAAGTTTGTCTGTAAATAATCTATCAGGAACCATACATCCCTCTCTCTTCAATCTTTCTTCTGTTTATGTTTTTGACTTAGGAAGTAACAATTTGCAAGGTAATTTACCTTCAGATTTAGGCTTTTCTCTTTCAAGTATCCAATATTTTTCTGTTGGCATGAACAATCTCACCGGAAACATTCCTGCTTCATTATCCAATGCATCAAATCTAATGGAGCTTGGAATGACTGCTAACAAATTCACGGGTAAGGTGCCGCCTCTAGATAATTTGCCTGGGCTAGGATGGCTTCTGCTTGGTCAAAACCACCTAGGAAATAACAAAGGTGATGACTTGAACTTTCTCCATTCATTGATCAATGTAAGTACTGGACTAGAGTTGCTGGAAATAGATCAGAATAACTTTGGAGGGATTCTGCCTGATATGGTGAGCAATTTTCCCATAAATCTCACCAGATTTCATATGTCTTTCAATAATATCTGGGGTAGAATACCAAGTGGGATAGGGAATCTAGTTAATTTGGAGTCTTTTGATGTATCATCCAATCAATTGTCGGGTAGGATTCCGCAAGATTTAGGAAATCTTCAAAATCTGAAGTCTTTAGACTTTAGCATGAACAAATTTTTTGGAGATCTACCATCTTCTTTGGGTAATTTGACAGAGTTGATTGAACTCAATGCAAGTGGAAATAATCTCGGGGGCAGCATCCCTTTCAATATAGGAAGTTGCAAAAACTTAATTATGTTGGATCTTTCTCGAAACAATTTTAGTCAAAGCATTCCCCGAGAAGTTGTTAGCCTCTCTTCATTGTCAATCGTTCTTGATCTATCTCAAAACGAATTGACTGGGGCATTGCCAAATGAAGTAGGGAATTTGAAAAGTCTGGGCAGACTTGATGTTTCTGGAAACAAATTATCGGGCAAGATTCCAGGCACTCTAGGCAGTTGTATAACTCTAGAAGCACTAAACATGAGTGGCAACAATTTCCAGGGGTCCATTCCCTCATCGTTCGAGTCACTAAGAGCTATTCAGGTTTTAGACTTATCTCTTAACAATTTGTCAGGTGAAATTCCAGAGTTTTTGTCAAGCTTTGTCTTGTTAGAGCATTTGAATTTGTCTTACAATAATTTTGAAGGTTTGGTGCCTATGTTTAGAAATGCTAATGCTACTTCAATCCAAGGAAACAAAAGAATTTGTGGGGGCAACCCGGCATTTCACTTGCCATCCTGTATTTCCGCTGCATCTAAAAAGAACAGATTGACTCCTACTTTCAAATTAGTGATTTCCATCACGTCTAGCTTGTTGGCAGTTGCATTTTTGTTGTTTGCTTTACTATACCTCTGGTTCAGgcacaagaaaagaaaagaaccCGATTCAAACTTTTCAAAGAAGCAGCTCTTGGAACTATCTTATCAAACTCTATACAATGCTACTGATGGGTTTTCATCAGTTAATATGATTGGTGTCGGTAGTTATGGTTCTGTCTTCAAAGGAATACTCGATGAGGGAAGAACTCCAATTGCTATCAAGGTGTTTAATCTAATCCGACCAGGAGCTATCAAGAGTTTCTTAGATGAGTGTGAAGCCCTACGGAACATCAAACATCGAAACCTAGTTAAGGTACTAACTGTATGCTCAAGTATTGACTATCATGGAAATGATTTTAAGGCCTTGGTTTATGAGTTGATGGTAAACGGGAGCCTAGAAGATTGGCTGCATCCTCCGGTTATCATAAAAGAGGCAGATGAAGCACCAAGAATGTTGAACATTCAGCAAAGGTTGAATATTGCTATTGACATAGCAAATGCAATAGATTATCTTCATCATCAGTGTGAAACACCAATCGTTCACTGTGATCTTAAACCAAGCAATATTCTGCTTGACGAAGAAATGACTGGCCATGTTGGTGACTTTGGGTTGGCTAAGATTTTTCTTTCATCATGCTCTACTGATGCCATCAATCAATCAAGTTCTGTTGGAATAAGAGGCACTACGGGTTATGCTCCTCCAG AGTACGGAATGGGTAACAAGGTGTCAACAAATGGTGATGTTTATAGTTATGGAATTCTCCTGTTGGAGATGTTTACTGGAAAAAGGCCTACAGAGGACATGTTTAGTGAAGGTTTAAATCTTCATCACTATGTTAAGGCTGCTTTTCCTGAACAAGTGGTGGAAATATTAGATCCTAACCTTGTCAATGAAAAAATGGAAAACGATCATATCAACCCAACGGAAAGAAACACAAGGGACTGCTTCATTTCAATACTTCATATTGGAGTTGCTTGCTCAGCTGAATTACCAGGAGAAAGAATGAGAATAAGTGAGGTCATAGCTCAACTGATTTCAATCAGAAACAAACTTCCAAGGAGCTATATTACAGTGACAGATGAAACAAAGGCACCATGTATTTAG
- the LOC136203024 gene encoding pentatricopeptide repeat-containing protein At2g17525, mitochondrial-like → MEIKVCTSLISPKLHFIFKVRSFSSLSTPSHQHIIQLILDQKSVDQALQTFNWASNLPNFTHSQSTYQAIIHKLCTFRRFDIVHQMLDEMPHSINSSPNEHIFLTIIRGLGRARRIRDAMKILDLISNFGEKPSLKIFNSILNVLVKEDIDLARKFYRIKMMGSGVQGDDYTYGILMKGLCLTNRIGDGFKLLQVMKTRDVNPNVVVYNTLLHALCKNGKLGRARSLMNEIEDPNDVTFNILMSAYCKEHNLVQALVMLEKCFDSGFVPDVITVTKVVESLCNVGRLSEAVEVFDRVESKGGKVDVVAHNTLLKGFCSLGKVKVGYGLLKEMERKGCLPNVDTYNTLIFGFCNSGMFDSALDMFNDMKTDGITWNFDTYDMLIKGLFSGGRIEDGFKILELMEAGEWKASWTGQISPYNSVLYDLYKKNLSDEALEFLIKMRSLFTKAVDRSLRILNLCETGDIDGAKIVFSEGGSLNVLVYDSLIRALCEKGRLREALELMNEMVECGYVPVASTFNGLICGFCEQGRDGSALKLLDEMVSRGCLVDRGSYSDVIDVLCRKGNLQKASSLLFKMVEKGIVPNYLMWSSLLLCLSKEAIWLESTKSTKMLHLHELLL, encoded by the coding sequence ATGGAGATTAAGGTGTGTACAAGCTTAATCTCTCCTAAATTACATTTCATTTTCAAAGTTAGAAGCTTTTCTTCATTATCAACACCATCTCATCAACACATAATCCAGTTAATTCTAGACCAAAAATCAGTCGATCAAGCTCTACAAACCTTCAATTGGGCCTCAAACCTTCCAAATTTCACTCATTCTCAATCAACCTATCAAGCTATAATTCATAAGCTATGTACTTTCCGTCGTTTCGACATTGTACACCAGATGCTCGACGAAATGCCTCACTCAATCAACTCTTCCCCAAATGAACACATTTTTCTAACAATCATCAGGGGTCTTGGACGGGCACGAAGGATCCGAGATGCGATGAAAATTCTTGACCTGATTTCTAATTTCGGTGAGAAACCATCTCTGAAAATATTCAATTCAATTCTCAATGTTCTTGTTAAGGAAGATATTGATTTGGCTAGAAAGTTTTACAGAATCAAAATGATGGGAAGTGGTGTTCAAGGTGATGATTATACTTATGGAATTTTAATGAAAGGTCTTTGCTTAACTAACAGAATTGGAGATGGGTTTAAGCTATTGCAGGTGATGAAAACCAGAGATGTAAACCCTAATGTTGTTGTTTACAACACTTTGCTTCATGCCCTATGTAAGAATGGGAAACTCGGACGAGCAAGGAGCTTGATGAATGAGATAGAAGACCCTAATGATGTTACTTTCAACATTTTGATGTCTGCATATTGTAAAGAACACAATTTGGTACAAGCTCTTGTGATGCTTGAGAAGTGTTTCGACTCCGGATTCGTGCCGGATGTTATAACGGTTACGAAAGTGGTTGAATCTCTTTGCAATGTAGGTCGGTTATCGGAGGCCGTTGAGGTATTCGATAGAGTAGAAAGCAAGGGGGGTAAGGTTGATGTTGTTGCTCATAACACATTATTGAAGGGCTTTTGTAGCTTAGGAAAAGTGAAAGTTGGGTATGGTttgttgaaggagatggagagaAAAGGATGCCTTCCTAATGTAGACACCTACAATACATTGATTTTCGGTTTTTGCAACAGCGGGATGTTCGATTCAGCTCTTGATATGTTTAATGACATGAAAACAGACGGGATTACCTGGAATTTTGATACGTACGATATGTTAATTAAGGGCTTGTTTTCCGGAGGAAGGATTGAAGATGGTTTTAAGATCCTAGAACTAATGGAGGCGGGGGAATGGAAAGCAAGTTGGACCGGTCAAATTAGTCCTTACAATAGTGTGTTATACGACCTCTACAAGAAAAATCTATCGGATGAAGCACTTGAATTTCTAATAAAGATGAGAAGTTTATTTACTAAAGCCGTTGATCGGAGTTTAAGGATATTAAACTTATGCGAAACGGGCGACATTGATGGTGCAAAGATAGTTTTTAGTGAAGGTGGAAGTCTGAACGTTCTTGTTTACGATAGCTTGATTCGTGCATTATGTGAAAAAGGGCGTCTTCGAGAAGCATTGGAGTTGATGAACGAGATGGTTGAGTGCGGTTATGTTCCTGTAGCTTCAACGTTTAATGGTCTTATTTGCGGATTTTGTGAGCAAGGGAGAGATGGGAGTGCTTTGAAGCTACTTGATGAGATGGTTAGTAGAGGCTGTTTGGTTGATAGAGGAAGTTATAGTGATGTAATTGATGTTCTTTGTAGGAAAGGAAATCTTCAAAAGGCTTCAAGTCTTTTGTTTAAAATGGTAGAAAAAGGTATAGTTCCTAATTATTTGATGTGGAGCTCATTGCTTCTTTGTCTTAGCAAAGAAGCAATTTGGTTAGAGAGTACAAAGAGTACAAAGATGTTACATTTACATGAACTATTGTTAtga
- the LOC136202974 gene encoding aspartic proteinase CDR1, translating into MVTSLLSMAAECTLVSSFFLVFTTLMVANLIGASPVQPSRLVTRLIHRNSIYSPYYNPSETVADCIDRAMKSSATRLAHLYSQANREIDVNDFQLNLLPSSSEPLFLVNFSMGQPPVPQLNIMDTGSNLLWVRCAPCIGCSRHTSSLFDPSKSSTYGSLSCRNVVCHHAPGGKCNWLNQCVYNQSYVNGVASLGILATEQIIFQGSDEGNNIVSEVVFGCSYENGNYRDGRFTGVFGLGSGITSLVSQMGSKFSYCLGNIADPNYRYNWLVLGDKAKMEGYSTPLEVVNSHYYVTLEGISVGEKRLNIGCTGFRRRRSGDAVIIDSGTALTWLADNLYSALANEIRNLLDGILTPVWRGSFLCYKGRVSQDLTGFPVVTFHFRGGADLELESESLFYQATPDILCMAVRQVDNYGNDFIDFSVIGLMAQQYYNVAYDLSNYKLFFQRIDCELLAD; encoded by the coding sequence ATGGTAACTTCATTGTTGTCCATGGCTGCTGAATGTACTTTGGTTTCATCattttttctggtttttactACCTTAATggttgccaatttaattggagCCTCTCCGGTCCAACCTAGCCGATTGGTTACCAGATTGATTCATCGGAATTCTATTTATTCCCCATATTACAACCCTAGTGAAACTGTTGCAGACTGCATAGATCGAGCTATGAAATCATCAGCAACTCGGCTTGCTCACTTGTACTCACAGGCTAACAGAGAGATCGATGTGAATGATTTTCAGCTCAATCTTCTCCCGAGTTCATCGGAACCATTGTTCTTGGTGAATTTTTCCATGGGACAACCACCTGTTCCACAGCTGAATATAATGGACACAGGCAGCAACCTCTTATGGGTACGGTGTGCTCCTTGCATAGGTTGTTCCCGACATACTAGTTCCTTGTTTGATCCCTCGAAATCTTCAACATACGGTAGCCTGTCCTGCAGAAACGTTGTTTGCCATCACGCCCCTGGTGGCAAATGTAACTGGCTGAATCAATGTGTTTACAACCAAAGTTACGTAAATGGTGTAGCATCACTAGGAATCCTTGCCACTGAACAAATCATCTTTCAGGGTTCAGATGAGGGTAATAATATCGTCTCTGAAGTAGTATTTGGATGCAGCTATGAGAACGGGAACTATAGAGATGGGCGTTTCACCGGTGTCTTTGGCCTAGGAAGTGGAATCACATCTTTGGTATCTCAAATGGGATCTAAATTTTCGTACTGCCTTGGCAACATAGCCGATCCTAACTATCGATACAACTGGCTGGTTTTAGGAGACAAAGCGAAAATGGAAGGCTACTCAACACCTCTAGAAGTAGTTAACAGCCATTACTATGTCACTCTAGAAGGCATTAGCGTAGGGGAGAAAAGACTCAATATAGGTTGCACCGGTTTTAGGAGAAGACGGTCAGGAGATGCTGTGATTATTGATTCCGGAACTGCACTAACTTGGCTGGCTGATAATTTATATTCAGCTCTTGCAAATGAAATTCGGAATCTCTTGGATGGAATTCTAACACCAGTTTGGAGAGGGTCATTTCTTTGTTACAAGGGGAGAGTGAGCCAAGACCTTACTGGGTTTCCAGTGGTAACATTTCACTTCAGAGGAGGAGCAGATCTCGAGTTAGAAAGTGAAAGCCTCTTCTATCAAGCCACACCGGACATTCTTTGCATGGCTGTGAGGCAAGTTGACAATTATGGCAATGATTTCATCGATTTCTCTGTGATTGGATTGATGGCTCAGCAGTATTATAATGTTGCTTACGATCTCTCTAACTACAAATTATTTTTCCAGAGAATTGATTGTGAACTACTTGCTGATTGA